In Alphaproteobacteria bacterium, the genomic window CCATGAAGGTGGTGGGACTGCCACTCATGCTCTTCACCCTGACCCGAGCCCGCGATGCGGTCAAGACGGTGGGGCGTAACCGGCGCTAACCGCGACGCGCCACAACCACCGGATCCGCCGCCGCCGACGGTTGCCGCAACTGAAGCAGCGCGACGGCGTGCATCAGGATGAAGACCGGGACCGCTAATCCCGGGATCAACACCAGGGGCAAGAGGTTCAACGGCGCGGTCGTAACCTCACCGGCGAGGACACCGGCCGCGGATCCCGACACCAACAACCCGGTCGCGAAGGCGACGACGAAATCGGCCAATCCAAGCCAGTTCCACAGGACGAACGACCGTCGTGAGGCACCGCCATTGTAAAGCGCGGCGACGAAGAAGGGCGCCGCGAGGCCGACCGCGAGGTCGCCCAATCCGGCCGGAAAAGCGAAGAATCCGGGCAGCACGTCCCACGCATAGAGGAACAGAAACCCGGTGCCGACCACGCGCCAGGCCTGAAACGCGGTGATCAGGCCGAGGTCGAGTCCGAGGACGAAGGCACGGAAGCGGGACGAAAAACGGTAGGCGGCGCCGAAGACGCCGACCGGCAGGGCGACGCCGGCGATCAAGCCGAGCGGCAGCTCGCCGGGGTCATCGGCGAAGGCGCCCGCCGCGACCGCGACCAACACGGCGGCAAGCCACAGCGTCAGCACGACGAAGGTGATCGGACCTGGTGCGGTAGCGGCGATGGGAACTGCCGGTGCCGCGGCGGCGAAATCTTGTGATGTGGTGGTCATAGTCGATACTCCTCAAGAATGTGTAATTACACTTATATTTCCAAAAAAAGGGACCTCAGCCACGCCGGGTAACATCGACCGCGGCGTTCAAGTCTGCAATCAAACGGTCCAATCTCGCACTGCCGAGTTTGGTTTCGACCTTCTTCTGAGCCGATCGCCACAACGGCAGTGCCTCGGCCTGCGTCCGACGCCCGGACTCGGTCAGGTCGAGGATACGCTGGCGGCGGTCCGTGCCACCCACTTCCCGAACCAGGCCGCGGTCGATCAGCGGCCGCAGGTTGCGGGTCAGCGTCGTCCGATCCATGACCAAGGCGTCGGCGAACGCCGACAGCGGCAGCGGACCTTCGACCACCAATACCGTCAACAAGCTGAACTGCGTCGCCTTCAGCCCGGCCGGGCGCAGCACCGAATCGTAGTACTGGGTCACGGCGCGGCTCGCCTTGCGCAGGTTGAAGTTGGCGCACCTCACAGCCTCACGGCCAGATTGAGTGGATTTCGACGTGTTCATAAGTTAGTGTATATACACATATATAATTCATGTCAAGAGCAGCGGCGGCGATTGGCGGGGAACAACCGAAACCGCTTTCCTTGGCCGGGACCAGGCGTAGACTGCGCGCCATGATCAGGCACCACAGCGATTCCCCGCAGCGCCGACGACGCGCCGATCGATGACCGAGCCAAAACGCGACCGTTTGGCCAAGGCGATGGCCCGCGCCGGCTTGTGCTCGCGCCGCGAAGCGGAGACCTGGATCACGGCCGGGCGGGTCCGCGTGGACGACGTGCTCGTGACCACGCCGGCCTTTGGCGTCGGACCGGAAAACCGGATCGAGGTCGATGGCAAACCACTGCCGGCGCCGGAACCGACGCGGCTGTGGCGCTACCACAAGCCGGCCGGACTGGTCACCACCAACCGCGACCCCGAAGGCCGCAAGACCGTTTTCGAGGCGCTTCCGCCATCGATGCCGCGCGTCGTCTCGATCGGCCGTCTCGATCTCACCTCCGAGGGCGTGCTCCTGCTCACCAACGACGGCGCCCTGGCCCGCTATCTCGAACTGCCGTCGACCGGCTGGACCCGGCGCTATCGCGTGCGCGTCCATGGGCGGGTCGACCCGGCGCAATTGGCCAAACTCGGCCGCGGGGTGACCATTGACGGGGTTCGCTACGGTCCCATCGCCGCCGCGCTCGACCGTCAACAGGGCGCCAACGCCTGGCTCACGCTGTCGCTGCGCGAAGGCAAGAACCGCGAGGTGCGCCGCGTCCTCGAGCAATTCGGCTGGCCGGTCAACCGGCTCATTCGAACCGCCTACGGACCGTTCCAGCTTGGCAATCTGAAGCCCGGTGATATCGCCGAGGTGCGCCCCCGCGCCCTCCGCGACCAGCTCGGTTCGGCGGCAAAGCAGTTCCTCACGCCGACATGAGGGTCGTCGCCGGCCGCTTCCGGGGCCGTGTCCTGCTCGCCCCCAAGGGCCGCGCGTTGAGGCCGACCGCCGACCGCGTGCGCGAAGCCCTGTTCAACCGGCTGGCCCACGCCGGCTGGGGAGACGACAACGGCGGCGTAGTGCCCGGCGCCCATGTACTCGACGCCTTCGCCGGCACCGGCGCGCTCGGCATCGAAGCGCTGTCGCGAGGCGCCGCCGATATCGCCTTCATCGACAACGATCCGGCGGCGCGGGCGATTGTCGCGCGCAACCTCAAGGGAATGAATGCGGAACGGCAAGCCCGGATCGTTAACGCCGACGTTTTGGAACCGCCACCGGCGCCGGTCGCCTGCGGCCTCATCCTGATGGACCCGCCCTATGGCACCGACCTCGCGGCAGCGGCCCTGATCGCCCTAAGGCATCGCGGCTGGGTCGCGCCCGGCGCCATCGCTGCGCTCGAGGTGGCGGCCAAGCAAGCCTTCGACCCGCCCGCAGGCTTTACCGTCATCGACTCCCGGCGTTACGGCGCTGCGCGGCTCATCTTCCTGACAGCCGCGTGAGAGGAGTGCATCTCGTCGATCGGCGAGAATTCGCGCCGCGACCAGATCAGCCAGCAGTCTGTTGCCGCTCTCGTTGAAGTGTCGGTCGCCGAGCGCGTTGCGATCGACAGCGTCGTCGAAAAAGATATCGTCCGCGACCGCCTCGGAGCGTGAGTCCGCGGATCCGCAACCGTCGACCGGCGGTAACCCCGACCCGCCGAACCAGGCGTCGATAAGATCGGGACGACGACCGATGGCACGGCGAAGTGCGGCATAGTCACGAACCATCCAGTCGCACATGTTCCGGTCCGACGATGCGACATAGAAGGCCTGGGGCGGGATCAAGACATAGTAGGTCTCGAATCCGTGTTGTTCGGCCAATTGCTCAAGTCTTGCGATTGCCAATTCGATCTTTCGTGCCGTCCGCAACGTGCCGCCTGTGGGGTCGCCCTCGTGGTCTTCCCGCCAAACCGTCTCCGCTGCCTTGAGGATCAGTCTCATGACCGGGCTCCTCAATTTCACCGATCCTCCGAACGGCAGGGACTTGAACAGCCGTCCGCGTTTGGCAATCCAATGCTCGTCGCCATTCAGCGGAACCAAGGTGTCGTTTTCCACGTCGTAGACGGCCCAACGCTGGTTGTCGCCGATATCGTTGACGTAGAGGGTCCAGACGACGATGGAGGGTCGCAATTGCGGCAGCACGCGGCTCTCAAACACTCTGAGATGCTGATCCGGGCCGCTATCGGACAGACCCATATTGACGACGTCGACGGCTAAACCGGCGTCCTGCAATCGACTCACCATCGCTTCCGGGTATTGAAATCGGCGTTGGACGTATGGCGCCTCGGTGAATGAATCGCCCAGCGTCACGATGATTTCCGACCCCGGTGTGACACGGTAATGGTCGGCGTCCAGCAAATTCGACCGGATCACGACGACCTCGTCGTCGAGCACCCGCGCCGGGCTACGCAACAGCCACTCGCTTGTGAGGTGCGGCGAATAGCCGATGGCCCGCAAGGCCTGATCGATAGCGATGAGGGCGACAATCAAGCTGCAAACCACGAGAAGAGCGTTCGTCACGACGCGCAGGAGGGATCGAGTCATCCGCATCCCGACCCACAACGATCATTGGTTGCCGCGTGCCGCATTCGCCATTGTCCTTGCCGGCGCGTGGGCACCTACCGTCGGCCGAACAGTTTCTCGATGTCGTCGAGGCGGAGTTCGACGTAGGTCGGGCGGCCGTGGTTGCATTGACCGGAATGGGGCGTCGCCTCCATCTGCCGCAGCAGGGCGTCCATTTCCTGGCCGTTGAGGCGGCGGCCGGCGCGGACCGAGCCGTGGCAGGCCAGGGTGCCGCAGACCTCTTCGAGGCGTTCCCTGAGCTTGAAGGCGTCGCCGAGTTCGGACAGTTCGTCGGCGAGATCGCGGACCAGGCCGGGCACGTTGGTCGGTCCCAGCAAGGCCGGAACCTCGCGGACGACGACGGCCCCGGGACCGAACCGCTCGAGCACCAGGCCGAGCTCGGCCAATTCCTCGGCGCGCGCCACCAAGCGATCGACCGTGGCTTCGTCGAGATCGACGACCTCGGGTATCAACAGACCCTGCCGCCGGACCCCGCTTTCAGCCAAGGCTTCCTTCATGCGCTCGTAGACGAGCCGCTCATGGGCGGCATGCTGGTCGACGATGACGATCCCGGCGCGGGTCTGGGCGACGATATAGGTGTCGTGGATCTGCGCCCGCGCCGCGCCCAGCGGATGGTCGACGGTGCCTTCGTTGGGATCCGTTTCGGCGCCCGGCGGGGCGGTCGGGCGATCGACCGCCGCCAGCATGCCTTGGCCGGCCGGCGCCGCCTGAAATGCCGCCGCCGTTTCGGCAAGCCCGCGCGCCGGCATCCGCCCCGCGCCGATGGGCGGCAGCGGACCGCCCCCGCCATGGGGCCGCATGGCGCCGAGCGCCGCCGTGGCCACCGTCGTCGAGGCACGGTGCCCGGCGGCAGCCAGGGCGTGCTTCAAGGCGCCGACGATCAAGCCGCGCACCATCCCCGGATCGCGGAAACGGACCTCGGCCTTGGCCGGATGGACGTTGATGTCGACGGCGTCGGGCGGGCATTCGAGGAACAGCGCGACCAGCGGGTGGCGGTCGCGGGCGAGAAAATCCTGATAGGCGCCGCGAATCGCGCCATAGAGCAGCTTGTCGCGCACCGGGCGCCCGTTGACGAACAAATATTGCTGGCTGGCGTTGCCGCGATTGAGTGTCGGCACGGCGGCGAAGCCCGAGAGCCGCAACCCTTCCCGCTCGGCCTCGATGGGCAGGGCGTTGTCACGAAAATCACGGCCCATCACCGCCGACAGGCGATCGAGGCGGGCGGCGAACAGGTCTCCCGTCGCCACCGGCAGCTTGATCTTCGCCGTGTCGCCGTCCTTTAGCGTGAGGGCGATATCCGGGTGGGCCATGGCCAGCCGGTTGACCGCGTCCACGGCCTGAAACAGTTCGGTGCGCTCGGTCTTGAGGAATTTGAGCCGCGCCGGCGTGGCATAGAACAGGTCGCGGACCTCGATCCGCGTGCCCACCGTCAGCGCCGCCGGTTCGGCGCGCCCCTTGACCCCGCCTTCAATCGCCACCCGCCATGCCGATTCCGCCCCCGCCGCCCGGCTGGTCAGGGTCATCCGGCTGACGGCGGCGATCGACGGCAGCGCCTCGCCGCGGAACCCCAGCGTCGCGATATGAGCGAGATCGTCATCGGGGAGCTTGGACGTCGCATGCCGTTCAACAGCGAGCTCGAGCTCCTCGGGCGCCATGCCGACACCGTCGTCGCTGACCACGATCTCGCTGCGGCCGCCGTCGCGCATCATGACGTCGACGTGCCTGGCGCCGGCGTCGATCGCGTTCTCGACCAATTCCTTGACCACCGAAGATGGTCGTTCGATGACTTCGCCGGCGGCGATCCGGTTGACCAGATTCGACGGCAACAGACGTATCGTCATTGTCCCGCTCCTGCGGCCAATTGGGCTCGTGCCCGAAGCTTGCCGTCTTCGACCGCCGGTTGGTCGAAGGGATCCACATTCAAAAGATGTGCGGCGATCACGGTTTCTATCATAAAATGCATCATCAGCGCACCCATCGTCGCCTCGTCGAGGCGGGTCATACGAATCTCGCGCACCGGCCGGTCGTGGGCGCACAACGTTTCCGTCGTCGCGCGGCACATAGCCGATAGGATGTCGCTCAAGCTGCGTCCGGAAAGATAACCGAGATCCGGCTGGTTGGTAAGGTCCTCGGGCACCGTCAGGTCCGCATCCCGATCCTCGACCGACAATAGGGTGAACATCTTGTCCGCCGGGCCGTCGAGATAGAGCTGCAATTGGCTGTGCTGATCGGCCGGGCCGAGGGCATCGATCGGGGTCGACCCCTGCCCGTCCTTGCCTACGCTTTCCGCCCACAATTGCCGCCACCACGCGGCCAGCGGGCGCAGCCGGTCGGCATAGGGCATCAGCACGGTCTGTGTGCAACCCCGGTGGCGGAGCAGTGCCACGGAAACGGCGGCGCCGAGCGCAGGCGCAAATTCCCGCGGCGGATCGGTCATCAGCGCGTCCGTCACATGCGCCGCACCGCGCCGCAGCGCCCCGCCGTCGAGCCCGGCGATCAGGGCCGGCAACAGGCCGCTCACGGTCAATGCGGAAAAGCGACCGCCGACGTCGGGCGGATGATCGAGGACGACCAGTCCGAAACTGGCCGCGATGCGACGCAGCGGATTATCGCCCGGCGCGGTGACGATCGTGAGCGGCAGGTTCCCGGCCGCCGCCGCATCGTCGTCGCGAAACGCGTCGATCACCAACAGCAACTGCGCGACGGTCTCCGTCGTCGCGCCTGATTTGGAAATCGCGACGAACGCCCGATCCGACAGCCCCGCCCCGGCGAGCAACGAGACCAGCCGATCCGGATCGACCGTATCGACAAAGACCAGCCGCGGGACGGACGCGTGCACATCGTCGGCTGCCTGGGCCAACCGCACCAGCGCCTGGCCGCCGAGGCACGATCCGCCGGTCCCCAATATGACGACTTCGCGAAAGCGTGCGCGCAAATCGCCGGCTACGGCCGCGATGGCGCTCAGATCGTCTTGGTCCGAAAGATGTGACAGGAAACCGATCCGCCCCGCCACGGCCGCCGCCCGGAGATCTCCTACGGCGATCTCGGCGGCATCGAGGAAGGGCGCGTAAGAGGCGTCCGAAAGGCCGCCGGAGCTTGGCGAAAAGCAGCTCTGAATGGTCTGTCGATACACCATGCGGGGGTTATAGCAAGGCCGCCGCCCCCGGTCTTCACCCCTGTTCCTCGATGGTGCCTTGGAGGCCCGCGGGATCGCCGATGACAACCACCGCCAGCTTGCCGTCATCGAGAAAACGTTGGGCGACACGTTGGATATCGGCGACCGTAACCGCGCGCAACAGCGACTCGCGCCGGTCGACATAATCAATGCCGAGCTCGCCGAGCTGTATTCCGATCAGGGTGCCGGAAATCCCGCCGGTGCTGGTCAGCCGCAGCGGATATGAGCCGATAACCGCATTCTTGGCGCCCTCGAGCTCTTGTTCGGTGACGCCCCCATCAGCCATGCGTCGCCATTCGGCACGTATCAATTCGAGCGATTCGGCCAGTCTCTGGTTCGCCGTACCGACCGATCCCATGACCAGCGATCCGTAGCGACTCGGGTCGAGGTAGGCGCCCACCGAATAGGCAAGCCCGCGTTTTTCGCGAACCTCCTCGGTGAGACGCGCGTTGAAGCCGCCGCCGCCGAGGACATAGGCCATCAGATAGGCGGCATAATAGTCGGGGTCTTTGCGGTCGATCGCGTCGTGGCCGAAGACCGCCACGCTTTGCGGAATCTCGCGCCGGATGACGACGACGTCACCGCTGCCGCCGGCCGGTGCAGAGGTAATGTCGACCGTGCCCGAGCGCGCCGGCAACGCGCCAAAGGTCCGATCGAGGAGCGGTGCAAGCTGCTCCGCCGTGATGTCGCCGGCGACCGCGACGAGCATATTGTCACGGCCGAGGCGGTCGGCGACGAAATGGCGCAGATCGTCCTTGGCCAGCGCGACGATAGATCCGGCCGTGCCGTTCACCGGGCGCGAATAGGGGTGCTCGCCGTAGACCAGTTCACGCCACCGCTTGCGCGCCACGCGGCCCGGGTTTTCCTGTTCGATTGCCAGTGAAACCAGAATCTGCTGCCGGATCCGCTCGACCGGCTCGTCGTCGAAGCGGGGCGCGGAGATCGCCATCGAAAACAGGTCGAAGGCCAAATCCCGGTTCGCGCTCAAGGTTTTCACGTCGCCAACAAAATTGTCGTAACCGACGCCGAAACTGAGGGAAATGGCATGATCCTCGAGCTGGCGCTGGAAAGCCTGGGAATCGAGGTCACCCGCACCCTCGTCCAACAGCCCCGAGACCAGTTTGGCGAGGCCTTCTTTGCCCACAGGATCGGTGATCGAGCCACCGCGCCAGGCCACATCCATCGATATGACCGGCACCGACGAATCGCTGACCAGCCACGCCTCGATGCCGCCGGGGCTGACCACGCGCTCGACTTCCAATGCCTTCAGCGGAATGGCGACGCCGACGGTGAACAGGAATAGTGCGCCTATGAGAAGCCGTTCGATCTTCATCGTCTAGCTCTCCTTTTCATCATCGGCGGGCAGGAGGATGCCGGTGACCGAATTGTCATCGACGAAGACGGCCCGCGCCGCCGCGTCGACCTGCGCCTTCGTCACCTCGCCGATTCGATCGGGCCACGCCTCGACGTCGTCGACCGTTTGCCCCGAGGTCAAGGCGGTGCCGATGACGCGAACCCCGGCCGACAGACTGTCGCGAGCATAAATTGCGGCCGCCTGCAGGCGATCCTTGGCGCGCTCGACTTCTTCCGCGCCGACGCCTTCGGCAACAACGCGGTCGATCTCTGCCATGAAGCCAGCGGCAGCCTCGTCCAATGTGACCGTTTCACGCGGCAGCGCGAACAGGTTGAATTCGCTGGGCCCAAGGTTGAGCGCGTCGTAGCTGACCCCGACCGATGTCACCAATTGGTTTTCGACGACGAGCTTCTGATACAGTCGACTCGTTGGGCCGCCCCCCAACACCTCGGCGAGCACTTGAAGCGCGTAGGCGTGCTCCGTGTCGCCGACCACGTAGCTCGGCGCCAAATACTCACGCGTCCACCGCGGCTGCCCAACGCGTTCGTCCTCCAACACGACGGTCCGCGCCCCGCCATGATCCGGTTCCTGCGGTCGTACCCGGTTGTTCGCCACCCCGGCCGGGATGGCGCCGTAGTATTTTTCCGCCATCGGCTTCAGCTCGGCTGCCGTAATGTCGCCCGCGACCAGGAGGATCGCGTTGGCCGGGCGGTAGAACCGGTCATAGAATTCGAGTGCATCTTCACGGCTCAGGGCGGCAATTTCGTGCTCCCATCCGATGATGGGAATGCCATAGGGATGGTTCTGGTACATCGCCGCCCGCATCTGTTCGCCGAGGACCGCGGCCGGACGGTTGTCGATGACCTGATGGCGTTCCTCGAGGATGACGTCGCGTTCGGGCAGGACGACGTCTTCGGTCAGAATCAGACCGGTCATCCGGTCGGCTTCCATTTCCATGACCAGTTCGAGCTTGTCGCGGGCCACGTTCTGGAAGTAGCCGGTGTAGTCCCACGACGTGAAGGCATTATCGCGGCCGCCGTTGCGGGCGACGATTTTGGAGAATTCGCCCGGCGGTATGGTGTCGGTTCCCTTGAACATCAAGTGTTCCAGGAAATGGGCGATGCCGGACTTTCCAGGCGGCTCATCCGCCGCACCGACGCGGTAGTACACCATATGCGAGACGACCGGAGCCCGATGGTTGGGTATGACCACCACCTCCATGCCGTTGTCGAGGGTGAATGTCTCGGGGTTGAAGACCCCCGATTGAGCCGAAGCCGAAAACCCGACCGCCACGGCCACCGCCGTCGCCAGGCCGAGCGCCCGGCCGCGCAGGCCTTCACCCGAAAGTAGCTTCACCATGAGCGTCCCTCGTATCGTTGTACGTCGCCGTGCCCCGGAACATTCCGCCCGCGGCCGCCGCGTTCGACAGGTTGTCCGTGCCGGTCTCGGCCGACGCGTCGATGGTTGTTCTTTTGTCTCGGGAATCAGGCGATTTCGGGGCGAGCTCTAATCGAAAAGGCCGCCTTTACGTTTGATCACGGGCTTTTGTTCGCCGGCAATGATCGATTTGAGGCCGTCTTCCTCTTGCGGGTTCTCACCTTCGCCGCCGTCTTCTTCCCATTTCAGGATCTTGTCGACGAAGCCGGCTTCCGATTCCTTGATCTCTTCGGTTTCTTCGTCGACCTCGCTCCGAATGCCTTGGTCCGCTTTGGTCGAAGCGTTGGCTTTGCTCAGCAGCGCCGATTCACCCGCACTCCGCTGGTTAGTGTTGAGGGCGGTCCCGGCGCCGGCGCCCGAATTGACCACGCCAGGCTCGTTGATACCGAAAACCGATTGCCGGGCCTGATCGACATTCTGCCGATTGGGCGAACCGCGCCCGCCCGGATCCGGCGGCCGCAGGTTGTAATCCGGCGGCAACGACAATGGCGGCGATTTGATGCCGGTAAGATCGCTGTTGCCTTCGAGACTCCCGATGGCCTTGGTGAGATCGCCGCAGCCGGCCAATACGAGGCCGATGAGTACGACCCAACCAGAATGGACATATCGCAAATTCTTCATGCTTCCCGTCCGTCACCTGTGGGATTCCCCTTGCGCCGCCCCCGGTCAAGAAAGGAATCGATGATCAGAATGCCGACGCCGATTGTAATCGCGGAATCTGCTAAGTTAAAGGCCGGCCAGTAAAAATTTCCAGCATGAAGATACAGGAAATCGACCACCGCGCCAAATCGCAATCGATCGATGACGTTACCGATGGCGCCGCCGATGATAAGACCAATGCCGACAGCCACCCATCGATTGTCGACGCGGCGCAGCCAAAACAGCAGACCGACGACGATCGCGACCGCCACTCCGGCGAAAATATAGGGTGACGCCTGGCCGCTGAACAGGCTGAAACTGACCCCCCGGTTCCACGCCAGAACCAGCGCAAAAAAGCTGGTGACGGATATGACCCGCGGCGGATCCATCAATTCCGCAAGGATCCACCATTTGCTGAGCTGATCCAAAACCGCGATCAGGCCGGCAGCGGCGAGAGCGGTACGATACATCGGCGGCCCTACGACGCCTGCCGGGCGTCGATCACGCGAACCGCGTCGTCGCAACGATGGCACAAGTCGTCGGCACGGGTTCCGTTGCCGACTTCCGGCAACACCCGCCAGCAACGACCGCAACGGTCGCCCTCGGCACGCGCCGGTACGACCGCCACGCCCGGAACGTCGTCGAGGCGGAACGCATCGTCGGGACCGGCGCCGCTCTCAAGGTGGGCCGCCGAGGTGATCGCGATTTCCGCCAGGTCGACACCGGCAAGCGCGTCGATATGGTCGGCCGGCGCATAGACCAGTGGCGCCGCTTGCAGGCTGGAGCCGATACGCTTTTCCGCGCGCTCGACCTCCAACGCACCGGTGACGACGCGGCGCAACGCCCGAATCTTGTTCCATTTCGCCGCCAGCGCGTCGTCCCGCCACGAATCCGGGACATCGGGAAAGACGCGCAAATGGACGCTGTCCGCCGCTTCGGCGTCGTCGCCAAACCGTTTCAACCACGCCTCTTCGGCGGTGAAACAAAGAACCGGCGCGAGCCAAGCGGTTAGGTGGTCGAACAGGATATCGAGGATCGTCCGCGCCGCCCGCCGCCGCGGGTCGTCGGGCCGATCGCAATAGAGCGAATCCTTGCGGATATCGAAATAGAAAGCGGACAGTCCGACCGCGCAAAAGTTGTGCAGCGCGGTATAGAAGCCGTGAAACTCGAATCCATCGCAGCTCCGCCGCAACGCGGCATCGAGCTCGAAAATGCGGTGCAGAACGTAGCGCTCAAGCTCCGGGAGTTCCGAGTGGGGCAGCCGTTCGCTGGGCGAAAACCCCGCCAGATTGCCGAGGATGTAGCGCAACGTGTTGCGCAGCCGCCGATACATGTCGACCTGATGCTTGAGAATCTCAGGACCGATGCGGAGATCCTCCGAATAGTCCGACGCCACCACCCACAGCCGCAGGATGTCGGCACCGCTTTGGTCGACCACCTTCTGCGGCGCGACCACGTTGCCGAGCGACTTGGACATCTTTCGCCCCTGCTCGTCGAGGACGAAGCCATGGGTCAGCACGGCATCATAGGGCGCGCGTCCCCGGGTCCCGCACGATTCGAGCAAGGACGAGTGGAACCAGCCGCGATGTTGGTCCGACCCCTCGAGGTACAACGAGGCCGGCCATTCGAGGTTCTCCCATGACGGCAGAGTCTTGTTCTCGAGCACGAAGGCATGGGTCGAGCCGCTGTCGAACCAGACGTCGACGATGTCCATGACCTGTTCGAAGCGGTCGGCCGGGTAGTCGTTGCCGAGGAAGCGCTCAGGATCGCCACGGAACCACGCATCGGCGCCTTCGTCCTCGAAGGCGGCCGCCACCCGATCGACCACGTTCTGGTCGCGCAGCGGCTCACCGCTCTCTTTGTCGAAGAAGACCGCGATCGGAACGCCCCACGCACGCTGTCGGGAAATGCACCAGTCGGGGCGGGTTTCGATCATCGCCGCGATGCGATTTTCGCCGGCCGCCGGCACCCATCGCGTCTGCTTGATCGCATCGAGCGCGGTCCGCCGCAACTCATTGGTCTCCATCGAGATGAACCATTGCGGCGTATTGCGGAAAATAAGCGGCGCCTTCGAGCGCCAGGAATGGGGATAGGAATGGACCAGTGTCCCGGATGCAAGCAGCGCCCCGGTATCGCGCAACGCGGCCGCAATGTCGCCATCGACTTTGTAGACGTGCTTGCCGGCGAACAGCGGCACATGATCGTAGAACGTGCCGTCATCGCCGACTGTGTAGGGTATCTCGAGCCCGTAACGGACGCCGATCTCGTAGTCTTCGGCACCGTGCCCGGGCGCGGTGTGGACGAACCCTGTCCCCTGGTCCACGGTGACGTGATCACCCGGTAGAAGCGGGACCTCGAATTCATAGCCCTGGCCGTGGAGCGGGTGCCAGCACTTGGTCCCGGCGATCGCGTCGCCCTTGAAGGCGCGCAGCACACGATGCCCAGTGATCTTGCCCGCCGCCAAAACCTCGTCGAGCAGGTCGGTCGCGACGGCGAAGCGGTCGCCCGCCATATCCAGGCCCTCGTCGGCGATCTCGGTGGCCTCGATCACGACATAATCGAGCTCGGGGTTGTAGCAGATCGCCCGGTTGCCCGGGATGGTCCACGGCGTCGTCGTCCAGATCGCAATCGCCGCCCCGTCGAGTTCCTGGAACGACGCTTCGACGACCGGGAACAGCGCGTAGACGGCATTCGACTTGTGATCGTGATACTCGATCTCGGCTTCGGCGAGCGCCGTCTTCTCGACCACCGACCACATCACCGGCTTGGCGCCGCGATAGAGACTCCCGTTCATCAGGAATTTGCCGATCTCGCGCACGATCTGCGCCTCGGCCGCATAGGACATCGTCGTGTACGGCGATTCCCAATCACCGACGACGCCGAGGCGCTGAAACTCGATCCGTTGAATATCGATCCACTTTTCCGCAAAGTCGCGGCATTCGCGGCGAAATTCGACAATCGGCACGGCGTCCTTGTCCTTGCCGTCGGCGCGGTATTGCTCTTCGATCTTCCACTCGATGGGCAGCCCATGGCAATCCCAGCCGGGGACATAATGGGCGTCCTTGCCGAGCATCTGCTGTCCGCGGTTTACGACGTCCTTCAAAATCTTGTTGAGCGCGTGGCCGATATGCAGATGGCCGTTCGCGTAGGGCGGCCCGTCGTGGAGGATGAATTTCTCGCGCCCTTTCGATCGCGCCCGCAAGCGACCGAAGAGGTCGATCTCGGCCCACCGCTCGAGAT contains:
- a CDS encoding glucose-6-phosphate isomerase, producing MVYRQTIQSCFSPSSGGLSDASYAPFLDAAEIAVGDLRAAAVAGRIGFLSHLSDQDDLSAIAAVAGDLRARFREVVILGTGGSCLGGQALVRLAQAADDVHASVPRLVFVDTVDPDRLVSLLAGAGLSDRAFVAISKSGATTETVAQLLLVIDAFRDDDAAAAGNLPLTIVTAPGDNPLRRIAASFGLVVLDHPPDVGGRFSALTVSGLLPALIAGLDGGALRRGAAHVTDALMTDPPREFAPALGAAVSVALLRHRGCTQTVLMPYADRLRPLAAWWRQLWAESVGKDGQGSTPIDALGPADQHSQLQLYLDGPADKMFTLLSVEDRDADLTVPEDLTNQPDLGYLSGRSLSDILSAMCRATTETLCAHDRPVREIRMTRLDEATMGALMMHFMIETVIAAHLLNVDPFDQPAVEDGKLRARAQLAAGAGQ
- a CDS encoding winged helix-turn-helix transcriptional regulator, with translation MRCANFNLRKASRAVTQYYDSVLRPAGLKATQFSLLTVLVVEGPLPLSAFADALVMDRTTLTRNLRPLIDRGLVREVGGTDRRQRILDLTESGRRTQAEALPLWRSAQKKVETKLGSARLDRLIADLNAAVDVTRRG
- a CDS encoding rRNA pseudouridine synthase produces the protein MTEPKRDRLAKAMARAGLCSRREAETWITAGRVRVDDVLVTTPAFGVGPENRIEVDGKPLPAPEPTRLWRYHKPAGLVTTNRDPEGRKTVFEALPPSMPRVVSIGRLDLTSEGVLLLTNDGALARYLELPSTGWTRRYRVRVHGRVDPAQLAKLGRGVTIDGVRYGPIAAALDRQQGANAWLTLSLREGKNREVRRVLEQFGWPVNRLIRTAYGPFQLGNLKPGDIAEVRPRALRDQLGSAAKQFLTPT
- a CDS encoding insulinase family protein, yielding MKIERLLIGALFLFTVGVAIPLKALEVERVVSPGGIEAWLVSDSSVPVISMDVAWRGGSITDPVGKEGLAKLVSGLLDEGAGDLDSQAFQRQLEDHAISLSFGVGYDNFVGDVKTLSANRDLAFDLFSMAISAPRFDDEPVERIRQQILVSLAIEQENPGRVARKRWRELVYGEHPYSRPVNGTAGSIVALAKDDLRHFVADRLGRDNMLVAVAGDITAEQLAPLLDRTFGALPARSGTVDITSAPAGGSGDVVVIRREIPQSVAVFGHDAIDRKDPDYYAAYLMAYVLGGGGFNARLTEEVREKRGLAYSVGAYLDPSRYGSLVMGSVGTANQRLAESLELIRAEWRRMADGGVTEQELEGAKNAVIGSYPLRLTSTGGISGTLIGIQLGELGIDYVDRRESLLRAVTVADIQRVAQRFLDDGKLAVVVIGDPAGLQGTIEEQG
- the mutL gene encoding DNA mismatch repair endonuclease MutL, which codes for MTIRLLPSNLVNRIAAGEVIERPSSVVKELVENAIDAGARHVDVMMRDGGRSEIVVSDDGVGMAPEELELAVERHATSKLPDDDLAHIATLGFRGEALPSIAAVSRMTLTSRAAGAESAWRVAIEGGVKGRAEPAALTVGTRIEVRDLFYATPARLKFLKTERTELFQAVDAVNRLAMAHPDIALTLKDGDTAKIKLPVATGDLFAARLDRLSAVMGRDFRDNALPIEAEREGLRLSGFAAVPTLNRGNASQQYLFVNGRPVRDKLLYGAIRGAYQDFLARDRHPLVALFLECPPDAVDINVHPAKAEVRFRDPGMVRGLIVGALKHALAAAGHRASTTVATAALGAMRPHGGGGPLPPIGAGRMPARGLAETAAAFQAAPAGQGMLAAVDRPTAPPGAETDPNEGTVDHPLGAARAQIHDTYIVAQTRAGIVIVDQHAAHERLVYERMKEALAESGVRRQGLLIPEVVDLDEATVDRLVARAEELAELGLVLERFGPGAVVVREVPALLGPTNVPGLVRDLADELSELGDAFKLRERLEEVCGTLACHGSVRAGRRLNGQEMDALLRQMEATPHSGQCNHGRPTYVELRLDDIEKLFGRR
- the rsmD gene encoding 16S rRNA (guanine(966)-N(2))-methyltransferase RsmD — encoded protein: MRVVAGRFRGRVLLAPKGRALRPTADRVREALFNRLAHAGWGDDNGGVVPGAHVLDAFAGTGALGIEALSRGAADIAFIDNDPAARAIVARNLKGMNAERQARIVNADVLEPPPAPVACGLILMDPPYGTDLAAAALIALRHRGWVAPGAIAALEVAAKQAFDPPAGFTVIDSRRYGAARLIFLTAA